From a single Endozoicomonas euniceicola genomic region:
- a CDS encoding DNA-binding protein — MSETNKDLQRRELVFRVLDDLKQSGERINADKVARLAQMGKQTVLPYYNEWRFLDDSEKEVDTELPADLVRVLKRGLVQWKHEATEEQRSLQEEANQEIDNLQEMNRQLSEERLNFKEQSERLAEEQQKLQETIAQLQAENTTLEKQQVALQEKLNNEIQKAESLTEQIEQTKKDHANALKAQERQLDTKHDAQMNHWMKVVDDERRLRADIELQLKQEKESQFKLEKERNEIQYRLESKSRAHLEACEERNHLRQHNNELAAYKHLLESVQQLINSNEEELISDITQLKDISASSERLDSQLSSASLQVQQLQEKLEQSEQLAIRMHQLEKELEKERGFSEALKLTLSQQTSQSAQNQ; from the coding sequence ATGTCAGAGACAAATAAAGATTTACAACGTCGTGAACTGGTTTTCCGGGTACTGGACGACCTTAAGCAAAGTGGTGAGCGGATCAATGCCGATAAAGTCGCCAGGCTTGCACAGATGGGCAAACAGACCGTGTTGCCTTATTACAATGAATGGCGTTTTCTGGATGACTCAGAAAAAGAAGTGGATACAGAGTTGCCTGCTGACCTGGTAAGAGTCTTGAAGCGAGGTCTGGTTCAGTGGAAACATGAAGCGACTGAAGAACAGAGAAGCCTTCAGGAGGAAGCTAATCAGGAAATCGACAACCTGCAGGAGATGAACCGACAACTTTCGGAAGAACGGCTCAACTTTAAGGAACAAAGCGAACGTCTGGCTGAGGAACAGCAAAAACTGCAAGAGACGATTGCTCAACTACAAGCAGAAAACACGACACTGGAAAAACAACAGGTGGCCTTGCAGGAAAAGCTTAATAATGAAATCCAGAAGGCTGAAAGCCTGACGGAACAAATCGAACAAACAAAAAAAGATCACGCCAACGCCCTGAAAGCTCAGGAACGTCAGCTGGATACCAAGCACGATGCTCAGATGAACCACTGGATGAAAGTGGTTGACGACGAACGACGTTTGCGTGCGGATATAGAACTGCAACTGAAGCAGGAAAAGGAAAGTCAGTTCAAGCTGGAAAAAGAGCGCAATGAAATCCAGTACCGACTGGAGTCAAAGTCCCGTGCTCATTTAGAAGCCTGCGAAGAGCGTAATCATCTCAGACAGCACAATAATGAGCTGGCAGCCTACAAACACCTGCTGGAAAGCGTGCAGCAGTTAATCAACAGCAATGAAGAAGAATTGATCTCAGACATCACACAGCTGAAAGATATCAGTGCCAGTTCTGAACGGCTGGATTCTCAACTGAGTAGTGCCAGCCTTCAGGTGCAACAGTTGCAGGAAAAACTCGAACAGTCTGAACAGTTAGCCATCCGAATGCATCAGCTGGAAAAAGAGCTGGAGAAAGAGCGGGGTTTTTCTGAAGCCCTTAAACTGACTCTCAGCCAGCAGACTTCTCAGAGCGCTCAAAACCAGTAA
- a CDS encoding tyrosine-type recombinase/integrase: MTELINPEHLPLMRSVRSDVTGADNLMGARNDSEALTLFLNKSGSRSLETRRRYEREIIRFTAYIYQELAIDYAAVRLKHLQTYLHFIQNLPSHWLKPGVLPGKPDKVLFKSSIQPGKSTDQVIDVLSTFFGFLERNRYTLGNPAASLVRSGEKTARGSQVIRYFHEPEWEHVRQCLSSMPSSTHKEVMESMRTSFMIRMTYALALRESELTGQTCNDIHPDNEGGYYLSVLGKGRKRRNLPINPQLHETIKDYRSFYGYTGITGNSLPLAPRRRKSAGAVSGLTSRGLRFWWQGFMRFCAERTDDINLQYRLQEMPFHALRHTALTHLAQKMDIEDLAIFAGHDSINTTSQYYHVEARRLKTLTMDHQL; the protein is encoded by the coding sequence ATGACTGAGTTAATTAATCCGGAACATCTGCCACTGATGCGTTCAGTCCGCAGCGATGTGACAGGTGCTGATAACCTGATGGGAGCCCGCAATGACAGCGAGGCCCTGACCCTGTTCCTGAACAAATCCGGTTCCCGTTCCCTGGAAACCCGCAGGCGCTACGAACGGGAGATTATTCGCTTTACCGCTTATATTTATCAGGAACTGGCGATTGATTACGCAGCGGTTCGTCTGAAGCATTTGCAAACCTATCTGCACTTCATTCAGAACCTGCCATCCCACTGGTTAAAACCCGGAGTTTTACCCGGAAAGCCTGATAAGGTCCTCTTCAAATCCTCGATTCAACCCGGAAAAAGCACCGACCAGGTGATTGATGTACTGTCTACCTTTTTTGGCTTTCTTGAACGAAACCGCTATACCCTGGGTAATCCGGCAGCGTCACTGGTTCGGTCAGGAGAAAAAACCGCCCGTGGCAGCCAGGTCATTCGCTATTTTCATGAGCCGGAATGGGAGCATGTACGACAGTGTCTGTCATCCATGCCCAGCTCTACTCACAAAGAAGTCATGGAGTCAATGCGCACCAGTTTCATGATCAGGATGACCTATGCACTCGCTCTGCGAGAGTCGGAGTTGACGGGACAGACCTGCAATGACATTCACCCGGATAATGAGGGAGGCTATTACCTCAGCGTACTGGGCAAAGGCAGAAAACGACGCAACCTGCCTATTAATCCGCAACTGCATGAAACCATCAAAGATTATCGTAGCTTTTACGGTTATACCGGCATTACAGGAAACTCTTTGCCCCTGGCTCCAAGACGCCGAAAAAGTGCAGGCGCTGTTTCAGGGCTGACGTCAAGAGGGCTACGCTTCTGGTGGCAGGGCTTTATGCGGTTTTGTGCCGAAAGAACTGATGACATCAATCTGCAATACCGGCTTCAGGAAATGCCTTTTCACGCCCTGCGGCATACGGCGTTAACACACCTGGCTCAAAAAATGGATATTGAAGATCTGGCTATTTTCGCTGGTCACGATAGCATTAATACAACCAGTCAGTACTATCATGTTGAAGCACGCCGTCTGAAAACGCTGACTATGGATCATCAATTGTAG
- a CDS encoding O-methyltransferase, with the protein MTEPLRYYLYSTGLREHPVLEELREVTRQHPYGVMQISPEQGQLMALLAKLTAAKKTIEVGVFTGYSALAVAQALPDDGTVIACDISEEYTRTARTFWAKAGVEDKIDLRLAPATETLKHLLNQQQANTFDMAFIDADKTGYDDYYELCLQLVRPGGLILIDNTLWNGCVADKAIDDDDTIAIRALNRKVHQDDRVDMVMLPVSDGLTIAIKRTY; encoded by the coding sequence ATGACTGAACCCCTTCGCTACTACCTTTATTCAACAGGGTTGCGGGAACATCCTGTACTGGAAGAACTGCGTGAAGTCACCCGTCAACACCCATACGGCGTTATGCAGATTTCCCCTGAACAGGGGCAGCTAATGGCTTTGCTGGCAAAACTGACGGCGGCAAAGAAAACGATAGAGGTGGGTGTTTTTACTGGTTACAGTGCACTGGCTGTCGCCCAGGCATTACCCGATGATGGCACCGTTATTGCCTGTGATATCAGTGAAGAATACACCCGGACTGCCAGAACATTCTGGGCCAAAGCCGGAGTTGAGGACAAAATAGACTTACGCCTTGCGCCAGCCACCGAAACGCTCAAACACTTGCTTAATCAGCAGCAGGCAAACACCTTTGATATGGCATTTATTGATGCCGATAAAACCGGCTACGATGACTACTATGAACTGTGCCTGCAACTGGTACGACCCGGAGGTCTGATTCTTATTGATAACACCTTATGGAATGGTTGCGTGGCCGATAAAGCAATTGATGATGACGATACAATCGCTATCCGGGCCCTGAACAGAAAAGTTCACCAGGATGACCGGGTAGATATGGTGATGCTACCTGTTTCAGACGGACTGACCATCGCGATCAAACGGACCTATTGA
- a CDS encoding protein DA1, with the protein MPWHLECYRKLHRPLCSVCRKPLTRKYLVDFWGNAFCNTHTNYSNCSSCGRIVCKHLTDGGMLHPDGLMICNLCTLRSVDTQERAERILDEMRLALASVGLKLNKAQTPVILCDRDELRTASRHNFHNERPILGLAQWTTTSSGGRIIGRQFDRILIQNKLPEEHFRIIAIHELTHAWFFYNQYHDLPLQVEEGMCVLMEYIWLKNQDTKDASYRRTLIEQSRDPIYGEGFQKARSALKLMPLRVLLRYLQEKNSFPSRFSAFFYH; encoded by the coding sequence ATGCCCTGGCATCTCGAGTGTTACCGAAAACTGCATCGGCCATTATGTTCAGTCTGTCGTAAGCCTCTGACCCGTAAATACCTGGTTGATTTCTGGGGCAATGCTTTCTGCAATACCCATACAAATTATTCCAACTGTTCCAGCTGCGGCCGGATTGTCTGCAAGCACCTTACAGATGGTGGCATGCTTCACCCCGATGGCTTAATGATATGCAATCTCTGTACGCTCAGGTCAGTCGATACACAGGAGCGTGCTGAAAGAATTTTAGACGAAATGCGTCTTGCACTGGCTTCCGTCGGTTTAAAACTGAACAAGGCTCAAACTCCGGTCATATTGTGCGACCGCGATGAATTGAGAACGGCCAGCCGTCACAACTTTCATAATGAACGGCCGATTCTGGGACTGGCACAATGGACAACGACATCTTCAGGCGGGCGAATTATTGGCAGGCAATTTGATCGTATTCTTATTCAAAACAAATTACCCGAAGAACACTTTCGCATCATAGCCATACACGAGCTGACCCACGCCTGGTTTTTTTATAATCAGTATCATGACTTACCTTTGCAGGTGGAAGAAGGCATGTGTGTATTGATGGAATATATCTGGCTAAAAAATCAGGATACGAAAGATGCGTCATATCGACGCACTCTCATAGAGCAAAGCCGCGATCCGATTTATGGCGAAGGATTTCAAAAGGCCAGGTCTGCACTGAAACTGATGCCGTTGCGGGTACTTCTGAGATATTTGCAAGAGAAGAACAGCTTTCCCAGTCGTTTCAGTGCTTTTTTTTATCACTGA
- a CDS encoding HlyD family type I secretion periplasmic adaptor subunit: MRVPHPLRLLFSRHSITAMSLLTLTLLLIWSWQTPIDRFVYGQGKVTTFSDHKVIEHFEGGILSAIHIAEGQAVQAGALLFSVENPGVRENASRIHEQLLARRAKTSRLQAEYQQKPFIVSTDHSQPWQLQAKTYLNNERHLFLLRENNLLEDERILVQKRAKEQARFEEISQTVKDLDIELSVAREQLQILEQSMKNRAGSRVVLLEKRMEVVRTQTRMNQSRAKLPVIAATLKELELQKQQLRLKFREAVQDEYNKEIAEIALLEEQWQISKQRQVRTEIRSPVNGTVHRLYTSTEGEVVTPGMVIAEIVPENEPLLIEARIDPYDRARVWQGQDANLRVTAYDYSDHGSLSGTIKEISADTFVDELTGQPYYQVIITTETSGKNEEHPLIQGMTVDVNIVAGRQSVLSYLLPDALSMTPFQSSRSEGAGE, translated from the coding sequence ATGAGAGTGCCCCATCCCTTACGGCTATTGTTTTCCCGACACAGTATCACGGCAATGAGCCTGCTAACCCTGACGTTACTGCTAATCTGGTCCTGGCAAACGCCCATTGACCGGTTTGTGTACGGTCAGGGCAAGGTGACGACCTTCAGCGACCATAAAGTCATTGAGCATTTTGAGGGGGGGATTCTGTCTGCCATACATATTGCGGAAGGGCAGGCGGTACAGGCTGGTGCACTGTTATTTAGCGTTGAAAATCCAGGTGTCCGGGAAAATGCCAGCCGTATCCATGAACAACTGCTGGCAAGAAGGGCTAAAACTTCCCGGTTGCAGGCTGAGTATCAACAGAAACCTTTTATCGTATCGACAGACCATTCCCAACCCTGGCAACTTCAGGCAAAGACTTATCTTAACAATGAGCGCCATCTTTTTCTGTTAAGAGAAAATAATCTGCTTGAAGATGAACGCATCCTCGTACAAAAGCGTGCAAAAGAGCAGGCAAGATTTGAAGAAATCTCTCAAACCGTTAAAGACCTGGACATTGAACTCTCCGTTGCCAGAGAACAGCTGCAAATACTGGAACAAAGTATGAAGAATCGGGCCGGTTCAAGAGTGGTTCTATTGGAAAAGCGTATGGAAGTGGTTCGCACCCAGACCCGCATGAACCAGTCCCGGGCAAAACTACCGGTTATTGCCGCCACCCTGAAAGAGCTTGAACTGCAAAAGCAACAGTTACGGCTGAAGTTCCGTGAAGCGGTGCAGGATGAGTACAACAAAGAGATCGCTGAGATTGCGTTGCTGGAAGAACAGTGGCAGATATCAAAACAAAGGCAGGTGCGTACGGAAATACGTTCTCCCGTCAACGGAACAGTGCATCGTCTTTACACCTCCACCGAAGGCGAAGTTGTCACCCCCGGTATGGTTATTGCGGAAATCGTTCCTGAAAACGAGCCTCTGCTGATCGAAGCCCGGATCGACCCTTATGACAGGGCCAGGGTATGGCAGGGGCAGGATGCCAATCTCCGGGTCACCGCTTATGACTACAGTGATCACGGAAGCCTGTCCGGAACGATCAAGGAGATCAGTGCCGATACTTTTGTCGATGAGCTCACCGGGCAGCCTTACTATCAGGTCATTATAACCACTGAAACCTCCGGCAAAAATGAGGAGCACCCATTGATACAGGGTATGACCGTGGACGTTAATATTGTTGCCGGGCGCCAGTCTGTCCTTTCCTACCTGTTACCGGATGCCTTGTCCATGACGCCTTTCCAATCGTCCCGGAGTGAGGGGGCAGGGGAGTAG
- a CDS encoding TolC family protein: MVMASPVWSLTLSESVKLAMETNPIAKTLNIDVEAGEARLKQKESNYYPQISLTAEGGSTRSTGKTWTRHTRSSLNVKQMLFDFYKTKHQIESTEFKLKNKEYLRKEGRQRLALLVSKAYLEVLKLNQILKLMDDNIAFYERLLEQMQQREKAGASSFADVQRIQSLLQNARTIQVAYHSDNTFAREAFTLIVGQAPDDLVIPALEQMNLALNLPEVITRTRVSYYGAMAKRQNVESARSSLAESRSERYPDISLQASVSSEQSLQTLSKWKTDNKMLVVLSYNLWDGGSLKQRISENNSMYLRTQYQLDDYLKNLEKDVREAYNAMLRFREEKRLNAEALNINKQIVQLYREEFDLGQRNLIDITTAQNDYHKSMIDSVYFHYEYYSSMMNVMFYLNKVTESVSKL; this comes from the coding sequence ATGGTAATGGCATCACCGGTATGGTCTCTGACACTGAGCGAATCGGTCAAACTGGCGATGGAAACCAACCCTATCGCCAAAACCCTGAATATCGATGTTGAAGCCGGGGAAGCCAGACTGAAACAAAAAGAGTCGAACTATTACCCGCAGATATCTTTAACCGCTGAGGGCGGTAGTACTCGCTCAACCGGCAAAACCTGGACCAGACATACCCGTTCCAGTCTCAATGTGAAACAGATGCTGTTTGATTTTTATAAAACCAAACACCAGATTGAGTCCACAGAGTTCAAGCTTAAAAACAAAGAGTACCTGCGCAAAGAAGGACGGCAGCGATTGGCTCTGCTCGTTTCCAAAGCTTATCTGGAAGTGCTGAAGTTAAACCAGATCCTTAAGCTGATGGACGACAATATTGCCTTTTATGAAAGGTTGCTGGAACAAATGCAACAGCGGGAAAAAGCGGGCGCTTCAAGTTTTGCCGACGTGCAACGCATTCAGAGCCTGTTGCAAAATGCCCGGACTATTCAGGTTGCATACCACTCCGATAATACTTTTGCCCGTGAAGCCTTTACCCTGATCGTCGGACAGGCACCTGATGATCTGGTTATTCCTGCCCTGGAACAGATGAATCTTGCGCTTAACCTGCCTGAAGTCATTACCAGAACCAGGGTCAGCTACTACGGTGCCATGGCTAAACGACAGAATGTTGAGTCGGCACGTTCAAGCCTGGCTGAGAGCCGGAGCGAACGTTATCCCGATATTTCCCTGCAGGCGAGTGTTTCCAGTGAGCAGTCTCTGCAGACTCTGAGCAAATGGAAAACCGACAATAAAATGCTCGTGGTTCTCTCTTATAACCTCTGGGATGGTGGTAGTCTTAAACAGCGTATTTCTGAAAACAATTCCATGTATCTGCGTACGCAGTATCAGCTTGATGACTACCTGAAAAATCTGGAGAAAGATGTCCGGGAAGCTTACAACGCCATGCTGCGCTTCAGGGAAGAAAAACGATTGAACGCAGAAGCCTTGAACATCAACAAACAGATCGTACAGCTCTATCGTGAAGAGTTCGACCTGGGCCAGAGAAACCTGATTGATATTACAACGGCACAAAATGATTACCATAAAAGCATGATTGATAGTGTGTACTTTCACTACGAGTACTACAGCAGCATGATGAACGTCATGTTTTACCTGAATAAAGTGACAGAATCTGTCTCCAAACTCTGA
- a CDS encoding peptidase domain-containing ABC transporter, which translates to MPITEQTFHSSSLSDAFLILTRLSGVDLPVEVSNELILKGMDTRQLHQHCERFGLTCQRSLSALGKMPEATFPCLLQMKGKRFVVALAARQGEVQVLDKESQLLWVKESALSERFSGVCYSIQKAGEPDSHSPVTASDWLKREVAQLWANYAQVILATLLINCLTLAVPVFTHFVFDKVLPNYATETLLAVTIGIGLVILADFVLRWLRSFYIDDACRHITRQAELQLIDSLLRQEAHQINLSPARLAQQAQGFSRVKEALSSSILLTALDIPFFILFTAVIGVIGGPLMWVPIAVAAILIPASIINYRLTRKRSSLATKTQTEKNACLHELTQGLETIRAMGAGQSLLSRWRILVNSSNRHDFSHRRVGSVLNAFVISASQIVVVATLVMGVFLIQSGVLAPGSLFACIILGSRAVAPLMNLTQLLSRINLSRQALKQLDPIFSNSGFANAGTESPDATQQRLYHLIPDIEFQDLSFRYPSDNQDTLHGINLSISAGERVAIVGASGSGKTTLTRLLSGGLIPDSGRVSVSGHDLTGLNLADVRQHLSVLQQQPFVFSGSVRSNLLLGNASANSSELDRACFITGLDQWISRCRKGYEHPIDEYGSNLSGGQKQALCLSRTLLHGGSLLVLDEPTSAMDNLSEAQFCQRLPDFLGEDQTLVLVTHRASLLQLVDRIIVLAHGRVVADGARDEVLKKMQAVRTG; encoded by the coding sequence ATGCCAATCACCGAACAAACTTTCCATTCTTCCAGCCTTTCCGACGCTTTCCTGATCCTTACACGCCTTTCTGGCGTTGACCTTCCTGTCGAAGTCAGCAATGAACTGATTCTGAAAGGCATGGATACCCGGCAACTACATCAACACTGTGAACGTTTTGGATTAACTTGCCAGCGTAGTTTATCTGCACTGGGTAAAATGCCTGAAGCCACGTTCCCCTGCCTGTTGCAGATGAAAGGCAAACGATTTGTAGTGGCGCTGGCTGCCCGGCAGGGTGAGGTGCAGGTACTGGATAAAGAGAGTCAATTGCTCTGGGTGAAAGAATCCGCCCTGAGTGAACGTTTTTCTGGTGTCTGCTATTCGATTCAGAAAGCCGGGGAGCCTGACTCTCATAGCCCGGTAACGGCTTCTGACTGGTTAAAAAGGGAGGTGGCTCAACTCTGGGCGAACTATGCCCAGGTGATTCTTGCCACGCTGCTGATTAACTGCCTGACTCTGGCTGTGCCGGTTTTCACTCATTTTGTGTTTGATAAGGTATTGCCGAATTATGCGACAGAGACACTGTTAGCAGTCACCATTGGCATTGGTCTGGTGATTCTGGCGGATTTTGTCCTGCGCTGGCTTAGGAGTTTTTATATTGATGATGCCTGTCGGCATATTACCCGCCAGGCTGAACTGCAACTGATTGACAGCCTGTTACGGCAGGAAGCTCATCAGATTAATCTGTCTCCGGCGCGTCTTGCCCAGCAGGCACAGGGTTTTTCCAGAGTAAAAGAAGCTCTGTCCAGCTCCATTCTTTTAACCGCTCTCGATATACCCTTTTTTATACTGTTTACCGCTGTCATCGGGGTGATTGGTGGTCCGCTTATGTGGGTGCCGATAGCCGTTGCGGCTATTCTGATTCCTGCCTCCATTATCAACTATCGCCTGACTCGTAAACGTTCTTCCCTGGCGACAAAAACCCAGACAGAAAAGAATGCCTGTCTGCATGAACTGACCCAGGGGCTTGAGACCATCAGGGCAATGGGAGCAGGGCAGAGCCTTTTATCCCGCTGGCGGATTCTGGTGAACAGCAGTAACCGCCATGATTTCAGCCATCGAAGGGTAGGTTCTGTACTCAATGCTTTTGTGATTTCAGCCAGTCAGATTGTGGTGGTGGCAACACTGGTCATGGGGGTGTTTTTGATCCAGTCAGGAGTGTTAGCTCCCGGCAGTCTGTTTGCCTGTATCATACTGGGTAGCCGGGCGGTAGCACCGCTGATGAATTTAACCCAGTTGTTAAGCCGGATAAATTTATCAAGACAGGCTCTCAAACAACTTGATCCTATTTTCTCGAACTCCGGCTTTGCCAATGCCGGGACTGAAAGCCCTGATGCGACACAACAAAGACTCTACCATTTAATCCCCGATATAGAGTTTCAAGACCTGAGCTTCCGTTACCCCAGTGATAATCAGGATACCCTGCATGGTATTAATCTCAGCATCTCCGCTGGTGAACGGGTAGCTATTGTCGGTGCTTCCGGCAGCGGCAAGACCACATTGACCCGGCTTTTGTCGGGTGGCCTGATACCTGACAGCGGACGTGTATCAGTGTCCGGTCATGATCTGACTGGTCTGAATCTGGCTGATGTACGACAGCATTTAAGTGTATTGCAACAACAACCTTTTGTGTTCAGTGGCTCGGTGCGCAGTAACTTACTGCTGGGTAATGCTTCTGCCAATTCATCGGAACTTGACCGGGCCTGCTTTATTACCGGACTGGATCAATGGATCAGTCGTTGCCGTAAAGGGTATGAACACCCGATTGATGAATATGGTAGCAACCTGTCGGGTGGGCAGAAGCAGGCTTTGTGTCTGTCCCGTACCTTACTCCATGGCGGTAGTCTGCTGGTGCTGGATGAGCCAACCAGTGCTATGGATAATTTGTCAGAGGCTCAGTTCTGCCAACGCTTACCCGACTTTCTGGGAGAAGATCAGACATTAGTACTGGTGACTCATCGGGCCAGCCTGCTACAGCTTGTTGACCGCATTATTGTGTTAGCTCACGGCAGGGTGGTCGCTGATGGGGCTAGGGATGAAGTACTGAAAAAGATGCAGGCCGTTCGCACCGGCTGA